A window of Streptomyces marispadix contains these coding sequences:
- a CDS encoding MarR family winged helix-turn-helix transcriptional regulator yields MAPHTSAGTRKLDPDPVTREVVDLIGTVVARYHEEYELAAADHSLTGAQARVLALLAREPTPMRQVARALKCEPSNVTGIVDRLESRGLAVRRSDPADRRVKLAAATDDGIDLAHRLRAALGFAREPLAELTPVERTLLRDLLQRMLGEEGTDEGAGDDPPGTG; encoded by the coding sequence ATGGCCCCCCACACCTCCGCCGGTACCCGCAAGCTCGACCCCGACCCCGTCACACGGGAGGTCGTCGACCTGATCGGCACGGTCGTCGCCCGCTACCACGAGGAGTACGAACTGGCCGCCGCCGACCACTCGTTGACCGGCGCCCAGGCCCGCGTACTGGCTCTGCTGGCGCGCGAGCCGACGCCGATGCGCCAGGTCGCCCGTGCGCTGAAGTGCGAGCCGTCCAATGTGACGGGGATAGTGGACCGCCTGGAGTCGCGCGGCCTGGCGGTGCGCCGCTCCGATCCCGCGGACCGGCGGGTGAAGCTCGCCGCGGCCACGGACGACGGCATAGACCTGGCACACAGGCTCCGGGCCGCCCTCGGCTTCGCCCGCGAGCCGCTCGCCGAGCTCACCCCGGTCGAACGGACCCTGCTGCGCGACCTGTTGCAGCGCATGCTCGGCGAGGAGGGCACGGACGAGGGCGCGGGAGACGACCCGCCCGGGACCGGCTGA
- a CDS encoding SMP-30/gluconolactonase/LRE family protein, with protein MSGVRESAGAEVAVAVRTPAWLGEGPTWDGARGLLIWVDILNSRVHTYDPSDGARTVMATEQHVGAAKPRAGGGLVVNLRDGVGLYGPDGGFSWLHREVVPGRRGNDAAVAPDGALWAGSMTYAERAGGGDLKRLTGDGAAVTVLPEVTVSNGIGWSPDGSLMYYNDTPTRRIDVFDVPAAEGSSGADVSGRRTFAEIEEGAGYPDGLTVDADGCVWVALWDGAAVRRYTPDGRLDRTVGLPVPRPTACAFGGPGLRDLYVTTASAGADPTAHPLAGSLLVLPGAGQGLPQAAFAG; from the coding sequence ATGAGCGGCGTGCGGGAGTCGGCAGGGGCAGAGGTGGCGGTGGCGGTGCGTACGCCGGCGTGGCTCGGCGAGGGTCCCACCTGGGACGGCGCACGCGGGCTGCTGATCTGGGTGGACATCCTCAACTCCCGTGTGCATACGTACGATCCGTCCGACGGCGCCCGTACGGTCATGGCGACCGAACAGCACGTCGGCGCTGCCAAGCCCAGGGCGGGCGGCGGTCTCGTCGTCAATCTGCGTGACGGCGTCGGGCTGTACGGGCCGGACGGCGGTTTCTCCTGGCTGCACCGCGAGGTCGTGCCGGGCCGCCGGGGCAACGACGCGGCCGTCGCCCCCGACGGTGCGCTGTGGGCGGGCTCGATGACGTACGCCGAACGGGCCGGAGGGGGCGACCTCAAGCGGCTGACCGGGGACGGCGCCGCGGTGACCGTGCTGCCGGAGGTCACGGTCAGCAACGGCATCGGCTGGAGCCCGGACGGCTCGCTGATGTACTACAACGACACCCCTACGCGCCGGATCGACGTCTTCGACGTGCCTGCGGCGGAGGGGAGTTCGGGCGCGGACGTCTCGGGGCGCCGTACGTTCGCGGAGATCGAGGAGGGCGCGGGCTATCCCGACGGGCTGACCGTCGACGCCGACGGCTGCGTCTGGGTCGCGCTCTGGGACGGCGCCGCCGTGCGCCGCTACACCCCGGACGGCAGGCTGGACCGGACGGTCGGGCTGCCCGTGCCGCGTCCGACGGCATGCGCCTTCGGAGGCCCGGGGCTACGGGACCTGTATGTCACGACGGCGAGCGCGGGAGCCGATCCCACGGCACATCCGCTCGCCGGCTCGCTGCTCGTGCTGCCGGGGGCCGGGCAGGGGCTGCCGCAGGCGGCGTTCGCGGGCTGA
- a CDS encoding IclR family transcriptional regulator gives MGRLVPAVTRALDVLELFLDCDGTLSAPEITRKLQLPRTTVHELVTTLTARSYLEQPPDRPGRYRLGVRGYQLGSRYAEQLDLAAEGQRVARSVADTCGETVHVAVLEGLDVIYIAKVDSTHAVRMVSAAGRRLPAHCTAVGKMLLASLPEDELEALLADAGPLTAMTPDSITSVEALREALALVRDRGVAVEQQESNPDVSCVAAPVRDSGGKAVAALSISVPTVRWSRERREELEGLAVKGAVELSGRLGHR, from the coding sequence ATGGGTCGTCTCGTGCCGGCCGTGACCAGGGCCCTGGACGTACTGGAACTCTTCCTCGACTGCGACGGGACCCTCTCCGCCCCGGAGATCACCCGCAAGCTCCAGCTTCCCCGTACGACGGTGCACGAGCTGGTGACGACGCTCACCGCCCGCAGCTATCTGGAACAGCCTCCGGACCGGCCGGGACGCTACCGGCTGGGAGTCCGGGGCTATCAGCTCGGCAGCCGCTACGCCGAGCAGCTCGATCTCGCCGCCGAGGGGCAGCGGGTGGCGCGCAGCGTCGCCGACACCTGCGGCGAGACGGTGCATGTGGCCGTCCTGGAGGGACTCGACGTCATCTACATAGCGAAGGTCGACAGCACCCATGCCGTGCGCATGGTCTCCGCCGCCGGGCGCAGGCTTCCGGCCCACTGCACGGCCGTGGGGAAGATGCTGCTCGCCTCGCTGCCCGAGGACGAACTGGAGGCGCTGCTCGCGGACGCCGGGCCTCTGACCGCGATGACGCCCGACTCGATCACGTCCGTGGAGGCGCTGCGCGAGGCGCTGGCGCTGGTCCGCGACCGCGGAGTCGCCGTGGAGCAGCAGGAGTCCAATCCGGATGTGAGCTGCGTGGCGGCGCCCGTACGGGATTCGGGCGGCAAGGCGGTGGCGGCGCTGAGCATCTCGGTGCCCACGGTCCGCTGGAGCCGTGAGCGCAGGGAGGAGCTGGAGGGCCTGGCGGTCAAGGGCGCGGTGGAGCTGTCGGGCAGGCTCGGGCACCGTTGA
- the ligD gene encoding non-homologous end-joining DNA ligase, which produces MPYTEVEGRRLALSNLDKVLYPATGFTKGEALHYYVTVAEALLPHLRGRPVSFLRYPDGVDATAFFAKNVPPGAPDWVTVHEITTVSSEPLRQVLIHDLATLVWAANLAGLELHTPQWRVEHEARADRLVFDLDPGPGAGILECRTVALWLRERLASDDITVLPKTSGGKGLHLLAPIEVTPSSTVSAYAKKAALEAESAMPELALSRMAKALRPGKVFVDHSQNAAAKTTAAPYTLRAKQRPSVSAPVTWEELTAARTAEELVFVADQLPLRLERHGDLMEPLLDPELARPIPGA; this is translated from the coding sequence ATGCCGTACACGGAGGTCGAGGGCCGCCGTCTCGCTCTCAGCAATCTCGACAAGGTGCTCTATCCGGCCACCGGATTCACCAAGGGTGAGGCACTTCACTACTACGTGACCGTCGCCGAGGCGCTTCTCCCCCACCTGCGGGGCCGCCCCGTCTCCTTCCTGCGGTATCCCGACGGCGTGGACGCCACAGCGTTCTTCGCGAAGAACGTGCCGCCCGGCGCCCCTGACTGGGTGACCGTCCACGAGATCACCACGGTCAGCAGCGAACCCCTGCGGCAGGTGCTGATCCACGACCTCGCCACCCTCGTATGGGCGGCGAACCTCGCCGGGCTGGAGCTTCACACGCCGCAGTGGCGAGTGGAGCACGAGGCGCGGGCGGACCGGCTCGTCTTCGACCTCGACCCCGGTCCCGGTGCCGGGATTCTGGAGTGCCGCACCGTGGCGCTGTGGCTTCGGGAGCGGCTGGCGTCGGACGACATCACTGTGCTCCCCAAGACCTCCGGCGGCAAGGGTCTGCATCTGCTGGCACCCATCGAGGTCACGCCGTCCTCGACGGTCTCCGCGTACGCGAAGAAGGCCGCCTTGGAGGCGGAGTCGGCCATGCCGGAGCTGGCTCTGAGCCGGATGGCCAAGGCGCTGCGCCCCGGCAAGGTCTTCGTCGACCACTCGCAGAACGCCGCCGCGAAGACCACCGCCGCCCCCTACACCCTCCGCGCCAAGCAGCGTCCGAGCGTCTCGGCGCCGGTCACGTGGGAGGAGCTGACGGCGGCGAGGACGGCGGAGGAGCTGGTCTTCGTCGCCGACCAGCTGCCTCTGCGGCTGGAGCGCCACGGCGATCTGATGGAGCCGCTGCTGGACCCCGAGCTGGCGCGCCCCATCCCGGGCGCCTGA
- a CDS encoding YtxH domain-containing protein, with the protein MRYRLTFVAGLAVGYVFGTRAGRERYERLRQTAQRLAENPAVRNAAESAAQTGREAASKAAGVVTERVGHRLPESVNERVRALRDHRTPMDDDWGSGSK; encoded by the coding sequence ATGCGCTACCGGCTCACGTTCGTCGCTGGACTGGCCGTCGGGTACGTGTTCGGTACGCGTGCCGGCCGCGAGCGCTACGAGCGGCTGCGGCAGACGGCACAGCGGCTGGCCGAGAACCCCGCGGTGCGCAACGCCGCCGAGAGCGCAGCGCAGACCGGCCGTGAGGCAGCTTCGAAGGCGGCGGGAGTCGTGACGGAGAGGGTGGGGCACCGCCTGCCGGAGTCGGTGAACGAACGGGTGCGGGCGCTCCGCGACCACCGCACGCCGATGGACGACGACTGGGGCTCGGGCAGCAAGTAG
- a CDS encoding VC0807 family protein: MSSPTNTRDAAEDLTPDATAAPESTEAADAAAATATEHEGAAPIATVRPLALLRSLIPDIGLPLAGFYVPHLSGAGDRTALLTATALAALRVAWGMLRERTLNVFATVMLVAFGVGTVLTLVSGDTEFLLLKNSFTTGAIGLVFLATVPWGRPLTLAAAESFNPARAAEFQEQYRSNPRVRRGHRVCSGVWGSGLLLEAALRIPMVYTLPAAAVVALSEALMIAALAGLSTWNVFYVRRARRRPRASTATTEGPAES, from the coding sequence ATGTCCAGCCCGACGAACACCCGCGACGCCGCCGAGGACCTCACCCCTGACGCCACCGCCGCCCCGGAGTCCACGGAAGCCGCCGATGCCGCCGCGGCGACGGCTACTGAGCACGAAGGCGCCGCACCCATCGCCACCGTCCGGCCCCTGGCCCTGCTCCGCTCCCTGATCCCCGACATAGGCCTCCCGCTGGCGGGGTTCTACGTCCCGCACCTGTCGGGAGCCGGCGACCGCACCGCGCTGCTGACCGCCACCGCTCTCGCCGCGCTGCGCGTCGCATGGGGCATGCTGCGCGAACGCACCCTGAACGTCTTCGCCACGGTCATGCTCGTCGCCTTCGGCGTCGGCACGGTCCTCACCCTCGTCAGCGGCGACACCGAGTTCCTTCTGCTGAAGAACTCGTTCACGACCGGCGCGATCGGGCTGGTCTTCCTCGCCACGGTCCCATGGGGCCGCCCGCTCACCCTGGCTGCCGCCGAGAGCTTCAACCCGGCCCGCGCCGCCGAATTCCAGGAGCAGTACCGCTCGAACCCGCGCGTCCGCCGCGGCCACCGGGTCTGCTCCGGCGTCTGGGGCTCCGGTCTGCTGCTGGAGGCCGCGCTGCGGATCCCGATGGTGTACACGCTCCCGGCCGCGGCGGTGGTCGCCCTGAGCGAAGCCCTCATGATCGCCGCCCTGGCCGGCCTCAGCACCTGGAACGTCTTCTACGTGCGCCGCGCCCGCCGCCGTCCGCGTGCCTCCACCGCGACGACCGAAGGCCCCGCCGAGTCATAG
- a CDS encoding TetR/AcrR family transcriptional regulator, whose translation MPKQVDHDARRTAIAQALWRVARVRGLEKVSLREVAAEAGISLGQLQHYFVNRQQLMVFAMEFMSRKNVERVTERLIAVDGTDHRARLRAIALEMLPIDEDARVGSLLNIDFLLEAARNDTLREHVRQRTAALRGLLEGQIALAVQAGDVSPDRDARAEAGLLIALADGLRTHFHLGTHTADEVVSLMDGHLDRLLGESGGRKPR comes from the coding sequence GTGCCGAAGCAGGTGGACCACGACGCGCGCCGGACGGCGATCGCCCAGGCGCTGTGGCGGGTCGCGCGGGTGCGAGGACTGGAGAAGGTGAGCCTGCGCGAGGTGGCCGCGGAGGCGGGGATCTCGCTGGGGCAGTTGCAGCACTACTTCGTCAACAGGCAGCAACTGATGGTCTTCGCCATGGAGTTCATGAGCCGTAAGAACGTGGAGCGCGTCACCGAGCGGCTCATCGCCGTCGACGGCACGGACCACAGGGCCAGGCTCCGCGCCATCGCCCTGGAGATGCTGCCCATCGACGAAGACGCCCGCGTGGGAAGCCTGTTGAACATCGACTTCCTGCTGGAGGCCGCGCGCAACGACACCCTGCGAGAGCACGTACGGCAGCGGACTGCCGCACTGCGCGGGCTGCTCGAGGGCCAGATCGCGCTGGCGGTACAGGCGGGCGACGTCTCCCCGGACCGCGACGCCCGCGCCGAGGCGGGGCTGCTGATCGCGCTCGCGGACGGCCTGCGCACCCACTTCCATCTCGGAACCCACACCGCGGACGAGGTGGTCTCGCTGATGGACGGCCATCTGGACCGGCTGCTCGGCGAATCCGGGGGCCGAAAGCCGCGTTGA
- a CDS encoding Clp protease N-terminal domain-containing protein, which produces MFERFSRSARQVVIGAQEEARSLGHGWVGTEHLLLSALRLPEQPGVSTLVRLGVSAENCRAAVAGVVGGSDGDGLGPEDAEALKAFGIDLDEIRRRAESAFGDGALDTPRTDPGEGAPRRRRLMKLGRRESGTRAGGGSGAGGPAPGASGHIRFTGRAKKALELSLREAIARKDRHIGVEHVVLALLRGDDKISQGMFERLGVATKETRDLVLADLRSAA; this is translated from the coding sequence ATGTTCGAACGTTTCAGCCGGTCGGCACGTCAGGTCGTCATCGGGGCGCAGGAGGAGGCGCGAAGTCTCGGTCACGGCTGGGTCGGCACCGAGCATCTGCTGCTCTCCGCCCTGCGCCTGCCGGAACAGCCGGGAGTCTCGACGCTCGTACGGCTCGGGGTCAGTGCCGAGAACTGCCGTGCCGCGGTCGCCGGTGTCGTCGGGGGCTCGGACGGCGACGGGCTGGGCCCGGAGGACGCGGAGGCGCTCAAGGCGTTCGGCATCGATCTGGACGAGATCCGGCGGCGGGCTGAAAGCGCCTTCGGCGACGGGGCGTTGGACACTCCGAGGACCGATCCGGGAGAGGGCGCTCCGCGGAGGCGGCGCCTGATGAAGCTGGGACGGCGGGAGAGCGGGACGCGCGCAGGCGGCGGCTCCGGGGCCGGGGGCCCGGCTCCGGGGGCGTCGGGCCATATCCGCTTCACCGGGCGGGCGAAGAAGGCGCTGGAGCTGTCGCTGCGTGAGGCGATCGCACGCAAGGACCGCCACATCGGGGTGGAGCATGTGGTGCTCGCGCTGCTGCGCGGTGACGACAAGATCTCGCAGGGGATGTTCGAGCGGCTCGGGGTGGCGACGAAGGAGACGCGGGATCTGGTGCTGGCGGATCTGCGTTCCGCGGCCTGA
- a CDS encoding MalY/PatB family protein, giving the protein MDTCVSNPLRQCTLDELRRRTSAKWRVYPGDVLPMWIAEMDVPLAAPVAGALHEAIDAGDTGYAMGDVYAEALDGFAQRDWSWRVPPERAAIVPDVMLGVVEVLKLITSPGDAVVVNSPVYPPFYEFVSHMDRRVVEAPLTEEGRIDLDTLARAFRTGGSAGPGGSGGPEESRGAAAYLLCSPHNPTGTVHTAEELTAVTRLAAEHGVRVVADEIHAPLVLPGARHVPYLSIPGTERAFSLLSASKAWNLAGLKAAMAVAGPDAAGELARMPEEVSHGPSHLGVIGHVAAFRHGGPWLEALLTGLDENRQLLSGLLKRHLPEVRYRSHEGTFLAWLDCRALGLGDDPAAAFLERGRVALIPGPAFGTGGAGHARLNIGTSPEILEEAVKRMAAAV; this is encoded by the coding sequence GTGGACACCTGTGTGAGCAACCCGCTGCGTCAGTGCACCCTGGACGAGCTGCGCCGCCGTACGAGCGCCAAGTGGCGCGTATACCCCGGCGACGTGCTGCCGATGTGGATCGCCGAGATGGACGTGCCGCTCGCCGCCCCGGTCGCCGGGGCCCTGCACGAGGCGATCGACGCCGGAGACACCGGCTATGCGATGGGCGACGTCTACGCCGAGGCCCTGGACGGATTCGCGCAACGCGACTGGAGCTGGAGAGTGCCGCCCGAGCGTGCCGCGATCGTGCCCGATGTGATGCTCGGGGTCGTCGAGGTGCTCAAGCTGATCACGTCGCCCGGAGACGCCGTCGTCGTCAACTCCCCTGTCTATCCGCCCTTCTACGAGTTCGTCTCGCACATGGACCGCCGGGTGGTGGAGGCGCCGTTGACCGAGGAGGGCCGTATCGACCTCGACACCCTCGCGAGGGCCTTCCGTACGGGAGGGAGCGCGGGGCCGGGCGGCTCCGGCGGACCGGAGGAGAGCCGGGGCGCTGCCGCCTATCTGCTGTGCAGCCCCCACAACCCCACCGGCACCGTCCACACCGCCGAGGAGCTGACGGCGGTGACGCGGCTGGCGGCCGAACACGGCGTACGCGTCGTCGCCGACGAGATCCACGCACCGCTCGTACTGCCCGGAGCGCGTCATGTGCCGTATCTGTCGATTCCCGGAACGGAGCGCGCCTTCTCCCTCCTCTCCGCGTCCAAGGCGTGGAACCTGGCGGGGCTGAAGGCGGCCATGGCAGTCGCGGGCCCCGACGCCGCGGGCGAACTGGCCCGCATGCCGGAGGAGGTCAGCCACGGCCCGAGCCATCTGGGCGTCATCGGACATGTGGCGGCGTTCCGGCACGGAGGCCCCTGGCTGGAGGCGCTGCTCACGGGTCTCGACGAGAACCGGCAGCTCCTGTCCGGCCTGCTGAAACGGCATCTGCCCGAGGTGCGATACCGCTCCCACGAGGGCACTTTCCTCGCCTGGCTCGACTGCCGCGCACTGGGCCTCGGCGACGACCCCGCGGCGGCCTTCCTGGAGCGGGGCCGAGTGGCGCTCATCCCCGGACCGGCCTTCGGCACGGGCGGCGCGGGCCACGCGAGGCTCAACATCGGGACGTCCCCGGAGATCCTGGAAGAGGCGGTGAAGCGGATGGCCGCCGCCGTCTGA
- a CDS encoding FGGY family carbohydrate kinase, with the protein MGIVAGLESSAEYTRIIVCDADSGAVVRHGHADHPAERDDPQSWLMSLGKAASSGQFADVEAIGVAAQQQGLIALDSGGNPVRPALLGNDRRIQPAAADLVDALGGRQAWAEAVGTVPEAGHPVSKLRWLARAEPQAAAAVAEVLQPHDWLVWQLMARPSRRTTDRGEASGTGYWSAALESYRPDLVELALGHQVALPEVIGPAEPAGRTPEGLLISAGTGETMAAAFGLGLEAGDAVISLGASGSVCAVHHEALNDPTGTITSYADATGMHMPAVRTLNATRVLRGAAEMLGTDVKGLSDLAQRSTPGAYGLVLLPYLEGELTPNLPHTAGSLHGLRRESMKPEHLARAAVEGMLCGLADALDVLRGRGVQVRRLFLLGPAANLPAVQAAAPALFGTQVVVPMPADYTAIGAARQAAWALKGGAQPPRWPAAECEVFEPGESFDAGQAVRQQYVTVREETYPGAFGG; encoded by the coding sequence ATGGGGATTGTCGCCGGTCTGGAGAGCTCTGCCGAGTACACGCGCATCATCGTCTGCGACGCCGACTCGGGCGCCGTCGTCAGGCACGGTCATGCCGATCATCCGGCGGAGCGCGACGATCCGCAGTCGTGGCTGATGTCTCTGGGCAAGGCCGCGAGTTCAGGGCAGTTCGCGGACGTCGAGGCCATCGGGGTGGCCGCACAGCAGCAGGGCCTGATCGCGCTCGACTCCGGTGGCAATCCCGTACGGCCCGCGCTGCTCGGCAACGACAGGCGCATCCAGCCCGCCGCCGCCGATCTGGTCGACGCGCTGGGCGGCCGTCAGGCGTGGGCCGAGGCAGTGGGCACCGTGCCGGAGGCCGGCCATCCCGTATCGAAGCTGCGCTGGCTCGCACGTGCCGAGCCGCAGGCCGCGGCCGCCGTCGCCGAGGTGCTGCAACCCCACGACTGGCTGGTGTGGCAGCTCATGGCGCGGCCCTCCCGGCGTACGACGGACCGCGGTGAGGCATCCGGCACGGGCTACTGGTCGGCGGCCCTGGAGTCCTACCGTCCCGATCTCGTCGAACTCGCCCTCGGCCACCAGGTGGCGCTGCCCGAGGTGATCGGCCCCGCGGAGCCCGCGGGCCGCACCCCCGAGGGGCTGCTGATCTCCGCCGGTACGGGCGAGACGATGGCCGCGGCCTTCGGCCTGGGCCTGGAGGCGGGCGACGCCGTGATCTCGCTGGGCGCCTCGGGTTCGGTCTGCGCGGTGCACCACGAGGCGCTCAACGACCCTACGGGGACGATCACTTCGTACGCGGACGCGACGGGGATGCACATGCCTGCGGTGCGCACCCTCAACGCGACGCGTGTGCTGAGGGGCGCGGCGGAAATGCTGGGCACCGACGTCAAGGGGCTGTCGGATCTGGCGCAGCGTTCGACGCCCGGTGCCTACGGGCTCGTTCTGCTGCCGTATCTGGAGGGCGAGCTGACCCCGAACCTGCCCCACACGGCGGGCTCACTGCACGGTCTGCGGCGCGAGAGCATGAAACCGGAGCATCTGGCCCGCGCGGCCGTGGAGGGGATGCTGTGCGGGCTGGCCGACGCGCTGGACGTGCTGCGCGGCAGAGGCGTGCAGGTGCGAAGACTCTTCCTGCTGGGGCCGGCGGCGAATCTGCCCGCCGTGCAGGCCGCGGCCCCGGCGCTCTTCGGCACGCAGGTGGTGGTGCCCATGCCCGCGGACTACACCGCGATCGGCGCGGCGCGGCAGGCGGCCTGGGCCCTCAAGGGCGGTGCGCAGCCGCCGCGTTGGCCCGCCGCCGAGTGCGAGGTGTTCGAGCCTGGCGAGAGCTTCGACGCGGGGCAGGCGGTGCGGCAGCAGTATGTGACCGTTCGCGAGGAGACATATCCGGGGGCCTTCGGCGGCTGA